In a genomic window of [Empedobacter] haloabium:
- a CDS encoding glycosyltransferase, which yields MSTIIVFCHLRWDFVFQRPQHLLTRLAKHYKIVLVEEPIHHDGESFMRTREVAPNVTVCQPHTPVQQPGFHDDQIPLLQPMIAKLVPENEDPIVWFYTPMALPLLPQLHASVVVYDCMDELSAFKNPPRQLLQRETALLNIADLVFTGGPSLYEAKRTRHANAHCFSSSVDAQHFAHALERAGSHPDQADIPHPRLGFYGVIDERLDTDLVAQVADANPDWHVVLVGPVVKIDPAQLPQRPNLHYLGQRSYDELPKFLAGWDVCLMPFALNEATRFISPTKVLEYMAAELPIVSTAIRDVEQPYSHVVAIGHTPEEFIAHCKAALAQTPEQTVQMVEKMRKVVANTSWETTASRMRALIDGTTPSRKYARLTTPEPVAETQAPNVNPLRTPASNAPKVGSVMVGGGAAAAAYQVGDEAVPERKQMQASSVKPVIKLDV from the coding sequence ATGTCGACTATTATCGTGTTCTGTCACCTCCGTTGGGACTTCGTCTTCCAGCGTCCCCAGCACCTGCTGACCCGCCTGGCGAAACATTACAAGATCGTGCTTGTGGAAGAGCCCATCCATCACGATGGCGAAAGCTTCATGCGCACCCGCGAGGTGGCGCCGAACGTCACCGTGTGCCAGCCGCACACGCCGGTGCAGCAACCTGGTTTCCACGACGACCAGATTCCGCTGCTGCAGCCGATGATCGCCAAGCTGGTGCCGGAGAACGAAGACCCGATCGTCTGGTTCTATACGCCGATGGCCCTGCCGCTGCTGCCGCAGCTGCACGCTTCCGTCGTGGTGTACGACTGCATGGACGAACTGTCCGCCTTCAAGAACCCGCCGCGCCAGCTGCTGCAGCGCGAGACGGCGCTGCTCAACATCGCCGACCTGGTGTTCACGGGCGGCCCGAGCCTGTACGAAGCCAAGCGCACCCGCCACGCCAACGCGCACTGCTTCTCGTCTTCCGTGGACGCGCAGCACTTCGCCCACGCACTGGAGCGCGCCGGCAGCCATCCGGACCAGGCCGACATTCCGCATCCGCGCCTGGGCTTCTATGGCGTCATCGACGAGCGCCTGGACACCGACCTGGTGGCCCAGGTGGCCGATGCCAACCCGGACTGGCACGTGGTGCTGGTCGGCCCGGTCGTCAAGATCGATCCGGCCCAGCTGCCACAGCGCCCGAACCTGCATTACCTGGGCCAGCGCAGCTATGACGAGCTGCCGAAGTTCCTGGCCGGTTGGGACGTGTGCCTGATGCCGTTCGCGCTGAACGAGGCGACCAGGTTCATCAGCCCGACCAAGGTTCTGGAATACATGGCGGCCGAGCTGCCGATCGTCTCCACCGCCATCCGCGACGTCGAACAGCCGTACAGCCATGTGGTGGCGATCGGCCACACGCCGGAAGAATTCATCGCGCACTGCAAGGCCGCACTGGCGCAAACGCCGGAACAAACCGTGCAGATGGTCGAGAAAATGCGCAAGGTCGTGGCCAATACGTCGTGGGAAACCACGGCCAGCCGCATGCGCGCACTGATCGACGGCACCACGCCGTCGCGCAAGTATGCCCGCCTGACCACGCCGGAGCCGGTGGCGGAGACGCAGGCCCCGAACGTCAATCCGCTGCGCACCCCGGCCAGCAACGCACCGAAGGTCGGCAGCGTGATGGTGGGTGGCGGCGCCGCCGCGGCGGCCTACCAGGTGGGCGACGAGGCCGTACCGGAGCGCAAGCAGATGCAGGCTTCCAGCGTGAAGCCGGTGATCAAGCTGGACGTTTGA